The Lates calcarifer isolate ASB-BC8 linkage group LG11, TLL_Latcal_v3, whole genome shotgun sequence genomic sequence GACCGTCGGCGTCGTGACGCAGCGTCGCCGTACGCAGCCGAGTGTGGAGGAAACTGAGAGGGTGAGAGAAGGTTACACACACGACGAGGAGGAGGTCAACggtctgtgtgcaggtgtgtgtgcaggtgtgtgtaccTGCGGATGGTGTCGAACTGGTTGAGGAACTCGTACACTCTGGCGTGGTAATAATAACACTTTGCAGCCACCAGGTCCAGAGCTCTGCGGTTCTTGGAGCCGATCTTCTGCAGCAGGTCATCCGACACCTTCTGAGCCTGAAACACCAGAAACAAACAGCCATGAGGTCACGGCGGCAGGTCGCACctcaaccaatcacagctccctgactgtcacacacacctcGGTGTATCTCTTGTTGTTGGTCAGGTgaaccaccagcagcagctgcaggtacGCTTCCACCTCCGGCAGCAGAGGAGCCGACGCCGCTTTACCAGTCCTGGGTCGGAACTGGACGTCTCCCTCGGCCATCTCCATcggctgagagagagagacggcaGCGATCAATACGGATCAATACTGATGATCTGATCAGGTGCTGTAACAGCCCAGGTGATCAGGTTTCTGACTGATCGATCAATCTATAGTCAGTTATTAAACATGCAGCACAGATCCTCGGTTTATCGTCCAGTTCATTTCTGAGTTAAATtgaataaaatctaaatgagCTTCTGTTCTGGTCAGAAGCTTTAACAGGAATGATTTCATTCACAGACCAATCAATGCCTCTGCAGGTTAATCAATACAGAAACCAATCAGTGATCACCCTCCAGGAAGCTGAGCAGGAAGTCTCTGGTCGAGGTGTTGTTGGTGAAGAAGCCGCTGACAGCTTTATGCAGCACGTTGGCGTTCAGACGGCGGCTGGTGGACGGTAACGCCCGGAGAGCACGGAGCACGAACCGAGGCTCCTTCCCCGACACGGCCTTCTCTATCTGCTTCACATGCTCCTTAATGtctggaggggaggggagggggggtgaagATTAGAGGtaaagaggaagtgaaacaaacagcagactcAGTCTCATTCAGAAGTCCATTGATAATTTGACAGATTTTAGCTTCAGTTTGTTTCCTGGTTCTCAGTCAAACAGGAGTCACATGACCTCAGTCTGTGTTCTGATTCGTTGATCACAGCTTCAATCACAAATCAATAAACACTACTGATCCTCCTCTAAACTGAGAATCTGGGTTCTGGACTAAACGAGACCACTTATTTATCTGGACCAGGTCTGAGTGAAGTGGTTTAGAGCTGGACCTGGTCTGATAAGGTCTGATGTGGTCTGTATGGAGATAAATCACTAACATAAATCACATTAACTATTTTCAGTTTCCTGACAGATTCCCTGGCTCCGGGTTTTTCTGGTCCAGGTTTGACGAGTTTACATGTGGGTTAGAGCTGgacctggtctgatgtggtctgcgttgtttactgttgttattaACGTTTGTTGTTTATTAACTGTAACTGGTGAAACGACAGAGAAACGGGTGAGAACCGGTCTCCGTTAAACTCATTAAAACCCGGCTCTAATTTCTGAATTAACGGTTTTTTGTCGGTTAGCTCCTCCGCTGTGTGTTAGCCGCCCGTGCTAACAGGCTAACCCCGCGGAGTGAACGCGCTCTCCGGCTGTAGCCCGGCTCCTGCCCCGAGCTCCCGCTGCTTTTAGCTCCGCTGGGTTCTGAACTCTCGGTCTCACCCTCCAGGGTCAGGCTGTCCTGCTCTTTGGGCTGTTTGGCCGCGTTGGTCGCCTCCTCCTCCGGCATCTCCACGTCCTGCGGCTCCGGGCCGGGTCCTTCGGCTTCTCGGCTTTGGAGTCCCGGTCCCGGCTCCCGCTTTGTCCCGCCGTTTGGCCGCTGTCTCCTTCATGGCGTCTGGAAGACAAACGGCAGAAAGTCAGGACACACACCGAGCTCCGAGCGCTACAACACGGAGAACTGAACCGGGTCTGGACCGGGTCTGGACCGAGTCTTTACCTGCACAGTCACTCTGCACCTCAGGATAACGTCACAATGACTGGCAACTGTTGGAGCGCGGTGGATTATGGGACATTACAGGCAGTACGAGATGACGACAGAGAGCGGAGCAGGCGCAGATAATCGATCACAGATAGCTCGATACTCTTATCTTATTATTTTACAAGACAAACGGTTTTTCCTGCTGCTTCCATGTAATTCAATTTAATGTAATGCAATTCAATGTAATTTGACGTTATATAATGTAATGCACTGGATTGATAAAGTCATGTTTTACCGGGTATTCAGACTAACTAGAAACTACACTATAAAACTGACTTCAGCTTATTTCAGGTTTGTCACACAcaacatctcaacaactatttaTTACAAcaactaataataatgatgataataataatacatgttgCTGTGTGGAAACACTGTGATCCAGGTGAGCACACCTGTGGTTCCTGGTTTTATTtccactgaagaaaaacaaaacatcatgaGTCAAAAACCTTCAATGATTCAATGAGTCTCCTACACTGAGACTCTGTGGAGGTTTTCTCTCCAGCAGTtgctcacacacagtgtttaccTGTCTGATACAGGTGAGTGTGACTCTGTGATCTCTGTGATCCTGCAGCCTCAGTCTGATGAACCTGTTTCACATCACTTAAACCACATCAACAAACACCTGAGAGGAGCCTCGGTTTAACGACAGGTTTATTTCATCACCTTTTGGACACTAACCCCTAACAGGATAGAAAGTCCACTGCTTTAATCACTCCCTATGAGCCTTTCAGTCTTCTTGGATTGATCGGTTTTATTGACGATGATCAACTCATCCTTAAGATGGATTTCTCTGAGGTAGGTCTGGAGGTCCTTAAGGAGGTTCTAGGAGTTCTTAAGGAGTTTTAAGGGTCCTTGAGAGGTTTCCAGGGGTCCTTGAGGAGATATGAATGACTCTGATGATTTCCAACCTCTCCAGGAGACCAGGTGGGCCATTTCACCAAATATAGAGACCATGACCTCCTCCTGGTCTCCTCCAGGTGGCACTCTGTCCTCTACACCTGGTGGCTCTGCAGGGACTTCAGGTACTCCACGTGGCGGCGGGCGTCCTCCTGGTTCTGTCGGATGTAGCAGACCAGGTAGAGATGACCATGGAGAACCAGAGGAACATGGTGACCAGCATCACCACATCGGTGGTTctcctcacagacagacacagatccCAGTCCTCCACCAGTAAGACCAGCGGCATCCCAACAGCTCCTGGAACAGGAAACACTCACTGTCACAACAGTCTGTGAACGCAACACAGCTTCACCTGGACGTCacataaagatttaaaattaaattacattacatcacagagagctgcaggactgatcctaaaaccaggcagtaagttagcatgttagcatgttatagcctaacattagctttttacttgtagagattgtatttaggcttcagggagggaaccaggctgatgctaccttcagggctggactacagaaacataTCATCACTGGGACGTTATCATTTAATGGTCATTTGACTTGACGTTGTCCactgctctgattggctgatgagTGTAAACGTACCGAGGTTTGGGAGGTCAGAGGTTTGACAGACGACCTCGTTCAGAGATGATGGATCCAGATCCAACTGAGGCATCGACAGCTGAACACAAACGAGAGACACAGTGAAACATCAGAGAATCAAACAGTTTCTTCTGTGGTTAAAAGATTTTTACACCTTCACTCCTGATGATGATCAGTGTTCATGATCAATGTTCAATAAGAGCTTTATACTCACCTGCATCCTACAGTCACAGTGCCAGGGGTTGTGCGTCAGGTTGGCGGCAGCTCGCAGCCGCGAGCGCCGCTGGGTCCAGTGCAGACAGCCAATTGGATGAGAGGTCCAGGAAACGAAGAGAGGACTCCAAACCCCGGAAACAACCGGCTTCAagagaggagagctgagaggaaacaggaaactgaagctgaaaccTGAATGAACCACAGTTACCTGTCCAATAGAAACCAGGTGTTTCAGTACCTGGTTGTGTGACAGGTCGAGCTCATTGAGCAGCAACAGGTCAGAGAACGAATCAGTCGGCAGAAAGCTGAGCAGGTTTTTATCCAGAAACAGACGAATGGTGAGATTAGAGAGGCCGACAGGTACCTGGGGACACAACACACCTGGGCAGGTTAGAGAGGGAAACTTTAACATAGACAGGTGTTTCAGGAGGACATTAGGAAACTCTTTCTTTGTCTATAaagatgtttaaaatgtgagaacatctgttttcagctgtttgaagCTACACTAGCAGTTTCCCCTTGCTTGTggtctttctgctaagctaggctaaacacatcCTGGACCTCTCCAAGGATTTCTGAAAAGCAAGAATGTAAAATAGACGGGAAAATAACCAAATTGTGGTGATTGGGTTTTTAGTTTTCAGATGAGTCCTCACAATGTATAAATGAAACCTGGTCCCTGTAGGACACATACATGTACGTGTCCCCATAACATCATTAACACCTCAGACAGACCTGTGTCAGTCTCAGTCCACTGCAGCGGACCGTCAGTCCTCCATCCGGCTTCTCCAAATATTGACATATGTTGTTGGCGGAGAATCTGTTGCCGGCGGCGCCAGAGAGCGACGGTAAAAcggtgatgatgtcatcatgaGGTTGGGCGCGGGGAGGacgaggagggaggaggaggcatcCTGCGAGGGGAAAGgtccaccacagaagaagagggtgGAGGTGGTTTCACAGTGAGAGACATGATGAGAACGTCCTCGGTTTGATGGAAGAGTGATTCTCCAACATgacctcagaggtcagaggtcaggggtcagaggtcaggggtgAAACAGTGATTAAAGTCTGAGAAGACAGAAGAGTTTCAGTGTTGATGACAGCGACCTCTGCTGGTCTGTAACTGACTGACATCAACTCAGACCTGATACATAATCAATAACACACTTTACACATGGtcagagagtgatggaggaggaggagaggaaaggacagggaggaggagaggaggagaggaggagaggaagaagaggagggaggaggagaggaagaggaggaggaagaggagaggacagggagggaggagaggagaggaggaggaggagaggaggagaggaggaggaagaggagaagggaggaggaggaggagaggaggagaggaccaCTGAAAAAGTTCTGATCTTGTTTTATCCTGGGGGGAGACGTTTTTCATGAGGATTTGGTTTCTacgtttgtttttaattattctgaTTGAACTGATCAGTTTTTCAGCTGAAGCTGCaggaaatatttttctgtttcaggtcaAAGTGCAGAGCTGCgtcattattaaattatttattaaaatgaataaactcATTAGAAATGAATCTCCtgtaaagatgaaaacagagtcagacagaagaTTTGAGAAGAGACGGATAAGACGAGAGAACAAAGAGATGAAGACGGATTAACAAAGAGAATAAACGACAGATTAATCCTCTGAGATTAGAAACaacaggtggaggagaaaagaaaaaagaaaatctcctTTGAGCTGCTGAAAACGACTGAACAGAAAATCACAGCGTTAAACTGAGAAAAGAGTTTGATTCTTTATCAGCAGTCAGCAGCTTCATTTAGTCTATTTCTGCTGATGTGaagtgtttttctgcttcacattaaatctgacctgacagaaaatataaagtgacagtgaaacaTATCAGAGTATAAACAGGACCAGGTCACTCTGCTCACTGAGAAACACCCAGTATTttatcactattattattattcatactAAATCTCTATTAGAAATAtgatttaacaaatcacagtttattctttattttatatttatctatgATAACACATCTTTATTCTGGCTGTTTTGTTGGTTAATCTCAGatactgattgattgattgattgattgattgatcataAATGATATTAGTGAACattaaagacaaacaggaaacgacagaagagaagaagttTCGTACTCACGTGTTGATGCTGTGTCAGAGAAGCGGCAGCAGCTGTCAGACTGAAGGACGAATTGACAGATCTGATCCTCACacgactgacacacacacacacacacacacagacacacacacacacacacacaaacaaacaaacaaacacacaaacaaataaataaatatgaggGTTACATTTATAGTGAACCCGTGGTTCATGTTCAGTTAATTGACTCttatttacagtgaaatgtgatttttaaaaataaaaagaagacgTGAGAATATAaatgatcagtgatcagtgatcagagcggagacagcgccctctgctggactcACCGTCACATGACAACATGTCGTAGTCAAACAGACCTGAGATCAGctgacacacagtcagagtctATCAGGCAGGTGACAGGTGTCCGGTGGGCGGGGCTTGTCGCAGCTCGTGCAGTCTGCTCAGCGCTGATAGAGCTCGTGCTGTGTCTCAGTCTGACCCGggtttaaaaaatgacttgtttATTCTCGGagcgaagaagaagaagaagcagctggaggGTTTGTTCAGTGTCGTCAGGCTGAGGCGGACTGAGGAGGACCCTGTTCGGACCTGGACTTTAAAGAGGTTTCTGTGGTTTTACTGGTTCCAGTTTTTCCGCCTCATCAACTCACccacaacaactacaactgcacaCAGTGAGTCAACCTTAACACAACATAATGCcaatataatgtaataaacGTGTGTTGGTGCAGCTGCAGGACAACACGTTAGTTTCATTAGAATAAAACAACCTGAAATAAAAACGCCTTCAAAAGTATCTAATAATATTcacattaataatcataataatctTAATATGAATTTTTAAGAAAACCAAAAATCATGTggtcaaatataaataataataataataataaaattataaataaatatgatcCAGGATCCAGGATCCAGGTACCTGAAGTCTGTGATCAGGTGAAGTGCTGCACTCTTCCTGCCCACGCACCGATCAGTACCAGGTTAAAACCCTGATTAGAAGTGGGACGTGGTCTCACCTCTGTCAGACGACCTGATTCAATGATGATCATTTAGAGTTTGACCTCTGTTCATGTTTCAGGCTCCTCCCACTCCTCTGACATCACAGCGAGGGACTCGAACCTGTGACACATGAGCCTCGCCCACGaccaggtgaggaggagaagggtcTGAGGATGCTGCCCTGGACCGCTGACGACCACAACAAGAAaacacctgaggaggaggaggaggaggaggagtacgcccttcctcttcctctcgtTACCATGACAACCTCAAAGGATGACCAATCAGAGGCCACGGTGAGCCCCTCTGTGAATCAGGAGGTCAGCTCAGACTCGGGGGGAGGAGACGGGGGCGGCGCTGTCGGACTCTAACCGGGAGGGGTTACTGTGgcaacagagggaggaggaggagcgggacGAAGAGGAGATGCAGGCGGTGGCCTCGTCTCCCGATGGACGATTCCTCAAGTTCAACATCGAGATCGGACAAGGATCCTTCAAGACGGTTTACAAAGGTCTGGACACGGAGACCACGGTGGGAGGTGGCCTGGTGTGAActacaggtaacacacacacacatgcaggtctGACCAGGTCTGATCAGGTCTAATCCGGTCTGACTGggtgtaaataaagttttattcaGTCAGGTGGACTGACCCAACCCCTAAACTTTATCACATCAGTTGCTAACTAGCACctctatgctaagctagctgctgaatgtaaacacatgCGTATGCTAGCAGCTTAGTGAGGTGTCTCCAGGTGATCTGAAGCTCCGCCCCTGAAGCTGATTGGTCAGTTTGTCTGTCCAACACAGGAAACGGTGAAACTGTTTAATCTCTAATGTTTCAGTCTGCCAGtcagaaggtcaaaggtcaaaggtcaatgcAACAGTAAAACTAATTCACAGTAGAAGTTCATGTGTCTGCAGGACTTCAGAGAGAActtggtcctcagaggatgaaccgTTTCATCCTGATCCGAAAACAACTGAAGTTTATTAGTTTGATTATTGATCTGAATCAGTCCTGATGAAGCTGCTCAAACAGCCAACCATCACTGTGTGGGTTCAATGATCCTTAATAACCTTTTAATTAAACTCAGTCCAGCCGTCGTGGTAACGGTGGTTGTCGTTGTGGCGACTGGACAGATTAACGAGCGACGGAGGAATGTTACTAACGGAGGAAATGAAATCTGGACTCAAACTGCTTTACAggacctttcaaaataaaagctgcaacagcgtctcgagataacttctgttgtgaattggcgctatataaataaaatttgacttgacttgaacaTTCTTCTCAATAAAAGCACATGTAAGGAGTTTAGATCGTTTAGATCGACCCCTGATAACCCCTGATGTTAAAGCTGCTACATGTTgagttagctaacgttagctaacgttagctaacgttagcatgaaCAGCTGTTTATGAGTTTCAGGCGTT encodes the following:
- the LOC108873257 gene encoding LOW QUALITY PROTEIN: leucine-rich repeat-containing protein 3-like (The sequence of the model RefSeq protein was modified relative to this genomic sequence to represent the inferred CDS: inserted 3 bases in 2 codons), which translates into the protein VSSQLSSLEAGCFRGLESSLRFLDLSSNWLSALDPAAXSRLRAAANLTHNPWHCDCRMQLSMPQLDLDPSSLNEVVCQTSDLPNLGAVGMPLVLLVEDWDLCLSVRRTTDVVMLVTMFLWFSMVIXYLVCYIRQNQEDARRHVEYLKSLQSHQV
- the psmd3 gene encoding LOW QUALITY PROTEIN: 26S proteasome non-ATPase regulatory subunit 3 (The sequence of the model RefSeq protein was modified relative to this genomic sequence to represent the inferred CDS: inserted 2 bases in 2 codons) is translated as MKETAAKRRDKAGXRDRDSKAEKPKDPXPEPQDVEMPEEEATNAAKQPKEQDSLTLEDIKEHVKQIEKAVSGKEPRFVLRALRALPSTSRRLNANVLHKAVSGFFTNNTSTRDFLLSFLEEPMEMAEGDVQFRPRTGKAASAPLLPEVEAYLQLLLVVHLTNNKRYTEAQKVSDDLLQKIGSKNRRALDLVAAKCYYYHARVYEFLNQFDTIRSFLHTRLRTATLRHDADGQAVLLNLLLRNYLHFNLYDQAEKLVSKSVFPELANNNEWARYLYYTGRIKAIQLEYSEARRTLTNALRKAPQHTAVGFKQTVHKLLIVVELLLGEIPDRLQFRQPSLKRSLMPYFLLTQGQHTHTHMN